A window of the Natronomonas salina genome harbors these coding sequences:
- a CDS encoding zinc ribbon domain-containing protein, producing the protein MTQRAARRPLMAAMLSFVQPGLGHLYLREWVRAGLWAALWFGSLGLVLSTVGLELSSAETVAALAGVFALVEGFPTEAVVSMVAVAAFATLDAYWLAARNNHRLAGDVGQCPHCGKDLDPTLDFCHWCTTTLEGDESS; encoded by the coding sequence ATGACCCAGCGCGCGGCGCGGCGACCCCTGATGGCCGCCATGCTGTCGTTCGTCCAGCCCGGCCTCGGCCACCTCTACCTGCGGGAGTGGGTGCGAGCGGGGCTGTGGGCGGCGCTGTGGTTCGGCTCGCTGGGGCTGGTGCTCTCGACGGTGGGCCTGGAGCTGTCGTCGGCCGAGACGGTCGCGGCCCTCGCCGGCGTCTTCGCCCTCGTCGAGGGGTTCCCCACGGAGGCCGTCGTCTCGATGGTCGCCGTGGCGGCGTTCGCGACGCTGGACGCCTACTGGCTCGCCGCCCGGAACAACCACCGGCTGGCGGGCGACGTCGGCCAGTGTCCGCACTGCGGGAAGGACCTCGACCCGACGCTGGACTTCTGTCACTGGTGTACGACGACGCTGGAGGGCGACGAGTCGTCCTGA